A genomic region of Desulfomonile tiedjei contains the following coding sequences:
- a CDS encoding gamma carbonic anhydrase family protein, with protein MIYRFDGKQPVHGTGTYISELAQVIGDVLIGNDCYIGHGAILRGDYGRIEIGDGTAVEEGVIVHAFPQSTGRIGNQVTIGHGAIVHGTDIGDHSVIGMGAVLSIRSKIGERSIVAEGSVVTLGQIIPSGVVAAGNPAKIIRELTAKDEAFWAWGKQLYIDLAKKYLLEPMEQIG; from the coding sequence ATGATCTATAGATTTGACGGCAAGCAGCCTGTTCACGGTACAGGCACTTACATAAGCGAACTCGCACAAGTAATCGGTGATGTGCTTATCGGCAACGACTGCTATATCGGACATGGTGCAATTCTGAGGGGCGACTACGGCAGAATTGAGATCGGTGATGGAACAGCGGTGGAAGAGGGAGTCATCGTTCACGCTTTCCCCCAAAGCACCGGCCGAATAGGAAACCAGGTCACCATAGGCCACGGCGCCATAGTGCACGGAACAGATATAGGAGACCATTCCGTCATTGGCATGGGAGCCGTCCTCAGCATACGGTCCAAAATTGGAGAACGCTCGATCGTAGCGGAAGGAAGCGTGGTGACTCTGGGACAGATAATTCCATCAGGGGTGGTAGCAGCCGGTAATCCCGCGAAGATCATCCGAGAGTTAACGGCTAAGGATGAAGCATTCTGGGCTTGGGGCAAACAGCTTTATATTGACCTGGCAAAGAAGTACTTGCTGGAACCGATGGAACAAATCGGATGA
- a CDS encoding M48 family metallopeptidase — protein sequence MNYLINQVIYDRTERSVGRKRKHGRLPALLMCLVAFGCATVPHTGRKQLNVVSDSQLNTLAIKAFDEVASKEPESKDKGFNEIVRRVTDRVSQAAEKVDHPRFDWKVRVIDKDVPNAVCLPGGKIVVFTGLRPYLKNEAGLAAVISHEVAHAVARHGGERLSQQLAMRGAVSAGGEILKNKDGSLDTKSRIALGALGLGGTLGVILPYSRVHEFEADRIGLIYMARAGYDPSEAVRLWERMSKIKKPPIPVWLSTHPADEDRISKMKELLPEAEKLYRSAGQKCGLGEAL from the coding sequence ATGAACTACCTGATAAATCAAGTTATATACGACAGGACGGAGCGCTCCGTCGGACGGAAGCGCAAGCACGGAAGGCTGCCGGCATTGTTGATGTGCCTGGTTGCCTTCGGATGCGCCACGGTTCCTCACACCGGACGGAAACAGCTCAATGTCGTTTCCGACAGCCAGCTGAATACTCTTGCCATTAAGGCCTTCGACGAAGTGGCCTCCAAAGAGCCGGAATCAAAAGACAAGGGATTCAATGAAATTGTTCGCCGAGTCACCGACCGCGTAAGCCAGGCAGCTGAAAAGGTGGACCACCCGCGATTCGATTGGAAGGTCAGAGTCATTGACAAGGACGTGCCCAACGCTGTGTGCCTGCCTGGCGGAAAGATAGTGGTTTTCACCGGTCTGCGGCCTTACCTGAAGAATGAAGCAGGCCTGGCCGCAGTGATCTCTCATGAAGTGGCGCACGCTGTGGCCAGGCACGGCGGGGAGCGGTTGAGCCAACAATTGGCTATGCGGGGTGCGGTCTCGGCTGGAGGGGAGATACTCAAGAACAAGGACGGAAGTTTGGACACCAAATCGCGGATCGCTCTGGGCGCTCTAGGTTTGGGAGGGACCTTGGGGGTAATCCTCCCGTACAGCCGGGTCCATGAGTTTGAGGCCGACCGCATAGGCCTCATCTACATGGCTCGTGCGGGATACGACCCGTCCGAGGCTGTCAGACTCTGGGAGCGCATGTCCAAAATCAAGAAGCCGCCGATTCCGGTCTGGCTTTCCACCCACCCCGCGGACGAGGACCGGATAAGCAAAATGAAGGAATTGTTACCCGAGGCAGAGAAGTTGTACAGGAGCGCAGGACAGAAATGCGGACTTGGAGAGGCTCTGTGA
- a CDS encoding carboxymuconolactone decarboxylase family protein produces the protein MGKDLKEKTSETARLYFEGYRDERPFDLWRAFDKELAKDLSIFITGQMYARERIPHPTRQLITVAALTVLERTEELKLHIYAALNVGCAPREIAEVIFQCGIYGGMPIVNQGLKVLREVLQEKGQWPLETQEE, from the coding sequence ATGGGGAAAGACTTGAAGGAAAAGACGAGTGAGACGGCCAGGCTCTATTTCGAAGGATATCGAGATGAGCGACCGTTTGATCTGTGGCGCGCGTTTGACAAGGAATTGGCAAAGGACCTGTCGATCTTTATAACCGGGCAGATGTATGCCCGAGAACGCATTCCTCATCCCACGCGTCAGCTTATCACAGTAGCTGCTCTAACGGTCCTGGAGAGGACCGAGGAGTTGAAACTGCATATTTACGCGGCGCTCAATGTGGGGTGTGCTCCCCGTGAAATCGCGGAAGTGATTTTCCAATGCGGAATCTATGGTGGAATGCCTATTGTCAATCAGGGATTGAAGGTGCTGCGGGAAGTCCTCCAGGAAAAGGGACAGTGGCCGCTGGAAACGCAAGAGGAATGA
- a CDS encoding MBL fold metallo-hydrolase, protein MEIVFLGTGSAWGLPEYSCSCVTCKKMLERGETRTRTSFVTKGIETILVDCGPDLRSQMWNCNLQKPDLILITHEHGDHFLGMDDLLAFRRSIPREAWKAIPVYATEQTWKAVEIRFGYLLGSLIEKRVAEPGKPLEGIRTRVTPFKTFHGPTAAGSVGYVLEDPTGNDYFKLVYTSDFMHLDGEPGIVSEPDVLVIQSHWLNEPVNNRPYHMSFQKAMDYIRRWKPKKATFLVHISGGDQVSGDASNDTVKKAAPLSPLKQPGSDIPYPIPCCQAEWQDVIDRICLDHGIPGPVIVAYDSYKRGFYKD, encoded by the coding sequence ATGGAAATAGTTTTCCTCGGGACCGGCAGCGCATGGGGATTGCCCGAGTACTCATGTTCATGCGTAACGTGCAAAAAGATGTTGGAACGTGGCGAGACGCGCACTCGAACATCGTTTGTCACTAAAGGGATTGAAACCATCCTTGTTGACTGCGGGCCGGATCTGCGATCTCAGATGTGGAACTGTAACCTGCAGAAGCCCGACCTGATACTAATTACTCATGAACACGGGGACCACTTCCTGGGGATGGATGACTTGTTGGCTTTCCGGCGCTCCATCCCGAGAGAGGCCTGGAAAGCGATACCTGTTTATGCCACCGAGCAAACCTGGAAGGCGGTGGAAATCCGATTCGGTTATTTGCTGGGATCTCTCATAGAGAAGCGTGTTGCTGAGCCGGGCAAACCTTTGGAGGGCATCAGGACCCGGGTGACTCCGTTTAAGACGTTTCACGGGCCGACCGCGGCAGGTTCAGTCGGCTATGTACTGGAAGATCCGACAGGGAACGACTATTTCAAGCTCGTGTACACATCGGATTTCATGCATCTTGACGGCGAGCCGGGCATTGTGTCGGAACCTGACGTGCTGGTGATACAGTCCCACTGGCTTAACGAACCGGTGAACAATCGTCCGTACCACATGAGTTTCCAAAAGGCCATGGACTACATAAGAAGATGGAAACCGAAAAAGGCAACTTTTCTGGTTCACATTTCGGGTGGAGATCAGGTCTCAGGCGATGCGAGCAACGACACCGTCAAGAAGGCTGCGCCGCTCTCCCCACTGAAACAGCCCGGTTCCGATATTCCTTATCCCATACCTTGCTGTCAGGCTGAATGGCAGGATGTCATTGACAGGATTTGCCTGGACCATGGAATTCCAGGTCCGGTCATTGTAGCCTATGACAGTTATAAGAGAGGCTTTTACAAGGACTAG